One Rhodoferax ferrireducens T118 DNA segment encodes these proteins:
- a CDS encoding hybrid sensor histidine kinase/response regulator: protein MNTSGKIQGNDDGKASDRSVSLLPNQELRHKHPAWNRLLNLLDRFYAKLAHSEHKGLYRYLLTLVLSVVALFARMVIAPEDAGLQFITFFPAVAISAVLFGTGPGLFTTFIGATMGTYFFFPPYEAFVFEFQHHTLISVVIFCADGLIVSLSIGAMRRYFSNYVITVAKLETALEQSRHNEAELTYQKYALDQHAIVAATDVRGTITYVNDLFCAISQYSRDELLGHNHRLLNSGAHPKEFFEAMYRTISSGEVWKGDICNRAKDGSLYWVSTTIVPYVNDSGKPIRYVAIRADITERKRAKEAAQAATLAKSQFLANMSHEIRTPMNAVLGLTRMVLESDLKPEQREQLIKVSKSGRALVRIINDILDFSRIEAGRLAIERIPLRVEAVLLEVADLFSAQAEEKGLELFLDIEPETPLQVIGDPLRLTQVLNNLVGNAIKFTDHGEIHIGVRVAHYGDATLTLCINVRDTGIGMAPEQIGVLFQSFTQADSSTTRNYGGSGLGLTIAKKLVELMGGQITLDSAVGQGTNVSFSVAVGMAPDDFRRVTHMGQDLQQMHGKRVLVVDDQATSRQILSRLLQAWGMEATEAESGPQALARVAEANRAGRPFHAVLLDWRMPGMSGLEVATALKAQDEAKGLPTPLQVLMVTAYDKQSLLQEPEAANIDGVLTKPVVPSYLFDALLQGEPRHPDASDELVAQRFDGVRVLLVEDNDLNQEVASSFLRKRGVSVTVAWHGGEAVELIQHQQFDLVLMDLHMPVMGGIEAARRIRELPQGKNLPIVAMTAAVMEEDRARCRAAGMNGFVAKPVEPEDLARVLVMYTRPGTQTPPATTPTIQAGEPVLDLVKGLRRLDGDRALQQRLLLGFVERHHDIVGRLDALLAEKNTTEAVDLIHTLKGVAANLGAVALAEASRRLIEELRSATPLASRFAFHTTLVETLTQMQQHIAGHVQTDLAEAAAVEPVSLEHTLLALEPFIVGQEVIPDALLVALQRISTADLPYSPLARQLRHHLDNFEHGEVLEAFKLLRVEQAVQG, encoded by the coding sequence ATGAATACCAGCGGGAAAATACAAGGCAATGACGACGGCAAGGCAAGCGATCGATCCGTGAGTCTGCTCCCAAACCAGGAGTTGCGACACAAGCATCCAGCCTGGAATAGGCTGCTGAACCTGCTGGATCGGTTCTACGCAAAGCTGGCGCATTCCGAACACAAGGGACTGTACCGTTATCTGCTGACGCTTGTTCTCTCGGTTGTTGCTCTATTTGCCCGCATGGTCATTGCACCGGAAGATGCCGGACTGCAATTCATCACCTTTTTTCCCGCTGTCGCAATCTCCGCGGTGCTTTTTGGCACCGGGCCAGGGCTATTCACCACCTTCATCGGCGCCACGATGGGCACCTATTTCTTCTTCCCCCCTTACGAGGCGTTTGTATTCGAATTTCAACATCACACACTGATATCCGTGGTGATTTTTTGCGCCGATGGATTGATCGTGAGTCTCTCGATCGGCGCGATGCGCCGCTATTTTTCCAATTACGTCATCACGGTTGCCAAGCTCGAAACAGCACTGGAGCAGAGTCGGCACAATGAAGCCGAATTGACGTATCAAAAATACGCATTGGATCAACATGCGATTGTTGCTGCCACTGACGTACGCGGCACAATTACTTATGTCAATGATCTGTTCTGCGCGATAAGCCAGTATTCCCGTGACGAACTGCTTGGACATAACCATCGGCTGCTCAATTCCGGCGCACATCCAAAAGAATTTTTCGAGGCCATGTATCGCACCATCTCCAGCGGCGAGGTCTGGAAAGGTGACATCTGCAACCGCGCCAAGGATGGCTCCCTGTATTGGGTGTCGACCACCATCGTGCCCTATGTCAATGACAGCGGTAAACCAATCAGGTATGTTGCGATCCGCGCCGACATCACCGAGCGCAAACGTGCCAAGGAAGCCGCCCAGGCTGCCACACTCGCCAAGTCGCAATTCCTGGCCAACATGAGCCACGAGATTCGCACCCCGATGAACGCCGTCCTGGGGTTGACCCGCATGGTGCTGGAGTCGGACCTGAAGCCGGAGCAACGGGAGCAGCTCATCAAGGTCAGCAAGTCCGGCCGGGCCTTGGTGCGCATCATCAACGACATCCTGGACTTTTCGAGAATCGAGGCCGGGCGCTTGGCGATCGAGCGGATCCCCCTGCGCGTGGAGGCGGTGCTCCTGGAAGTCGCCGACCTGTTCAGCGCCCAGGCCGAAGAGAAGGGGCTGGAACTGTTCCTCGACATCGAACCCGAGACCCCGCTGCAGGTGATAGGCGACCCGCTACGCCTGACCCAGGTGCTCAATAATCTGGTCGGCAACGCCATCAAGTTCACCGATCACGGCGAGATTCATATCGGCGTGCGGGTCGCGCACTATGGCGATGCCACGCTGACCCTGTGCATCAACGTGCGCGATACCGGCATCGGCATGGCACCGGAACAGATCGGCGTCCTGTTCCAATCCTTCACACAGGCCGATTCCAGCACGACGCGCAACTACGGCGGCAGCGGGCTTGGGCTGACCATCGCCAAGAAGCTGGTGGAGTTGATGGGCGGCCAGATCACGCTGGACAGCGCGGTCGGCCAGGGGACGAACGTCAGCTTCAGCGTCGCAGTCGGCATGGCGCCGGACGACTTTCGCCGCGTCACCCACATGGGTCAGGACTTGCAGCAGATGCACGGCAAGCGCGTGCTGGTGGTGGACGACCAGGCGACGTCGCGCCAGATCCTGTCGCGCCTGCTGCAGGCCTGGGGGATGGAAGCGACCGAGGCAGAAAGCGGACCGCAAGCGCTGGCCCGGGTCGCCGAGGCGAACCGGGCGGGACGGCCGTTCCATGCCGTATTGCTGGATTGGCGCATGCCCGGCATGAGCGGCCTGGAGGTGGCGACCGCGCTGAAGGCACAGGACGAAGCGAAGGGACTCCCGACACCTTTGCAGGTGTTGATGGTGACCGCCTACGACAAACAATCGCTGCTGCAAGAACCCGAAGCCGCCAACATCGACGGGGTTCTCACCAAACCGGTGGTGCCTTCCTACTTGTTCGATGCCTTGCTGCAGGGCGAACCCCGCCACCCGGATGCATCGGATGAACTTGTTGCCCAGAGATTCGATGGTGTTCGCGTGTTGTTGGTCGAGGACAATGACCTTAACCAGGAGGTCGCATCCAGTTTCTTGAGAAAACGCGGCGTGTCCGTTACCGTTGCCTGGCATGGTGGCGAAGCCGTGGAACTGATTCAACACCAGCAGTTTGACCTCGTGTTGATGGATCTGCACATGCCGGTTATGGGCGGTATCGAAGCCGCACGTCGAATTCGCGAACTGCCGCAGGGGAAAAACCTGCCGATCGTGGCCATGACGGCGGCGGTCATGGAAGAAGACAGGGCGCGGTGTAGAGCAGCCGGCATGAATGGCTTCGTCGCCAAACCGGTGGAGCCCGAAGATCTGGCGCGGGTGCTCGTCATGTACACCCGGCCGGGGACGCAGACGCCGCCCGCCACCACGCCGACCATTCAGGCGGGCGAGCCGGTGCTCGATCTGGTGAAAGGCCTGCGCCGCCTGGACGGCGACCGTGCACTGCAGCAACGCCTGCTGCTGGGGTTCGTTGAGCGCCATCACGACATCGTCGGGCGCCTGGACGCACTGCTGGCGGAAAAAAACACGACCGAAGCCGTCGATTTGATCCATACCCTCAAAGGCGTTGCCGCCAATCTGGGCGCGGTGGCGCTGGCCGAGGCCAGCCGCCGCTTGATCGAAGAACTGAGGTCGGCGACGCCACTGGCCTCTCGCTTCGCTTTCCATACAACCCTGGTCGAGACGCTCACGCAGATGCAGCAACATATCGCCGGCCACGTCCAAACCGACCTGGCCGAGGCGGCGGCGGTAGAGCCTGTCTCGCTGGAACACACCTTGCTGGCGCTGGAGCCCTTCATCGTCGGCCAGGAAGTGATTCCCGACGCCTTGCTGGTCGCCTTGCAGCGGATTAGCACCGCCGATTTGCCATATTCACCGCTGGCGCGGCAGTTGCGGCATCACCTTGACAACTTCGAACATGGCGAGGTCCTGGAGGCGTTCAAGCTGTTGCGGGTAGAACAGGCGGTACAAGGATGA
- a CDS encoding methionine ABC transporter ATP-binding protein, whose product MIQLKDISLSYPGHPAPVQALQGVNLQVRAGEVFGVIGRSGAGKSSLIRVINLLNRPSQGQVHVAGAELTALSASALRAARHQIGMIFQHFNLLSSRTVFDNVALPLELSGVRPALIRARVDELLDLVGLSALRERYPAQISGGQKQRVGIARALASKPKVLLSDEATSALDPETTRSILGLLRQINRDFGLTIVLITHQMQVIKQVADRVAVIDAGRIVEQGAVIDVFTRPQHATTRSLIDEILPQELPLSVIARIRALMAAEPQRSGQLLRLAFAGDGSGQPLLSDVIRRFGLDLNILHGQIDDIQGQTFGSLAVHVRGASAQLVQAVAHLRSAGVVVQEEEIAHV is encoded by the coding sequence ATGATCCAACTAAAAGACATCAGCCTGAGCTACCCCGGTCACCCGGCCCCGGTGCAAGCCTTGCAGGGTGTCAACCTGCAGGTGCGCGCGGGCGAGGTGTTTGGCGTGATTGGCCGCAGCGGTGCGGGCAAGAGCTCGCTGATCCGGGTGATCAACCTGCTCAACCGGCCCTCACAAGGCCAGGTGCACGTGGCGGGCGCGGAGCTGACCGCGCTGTCGGCATCGGCCTTGCGCGCGGCGCGGCATCAGATCGGCATGATCTTTCAGCACTTCAACCTGCTGTCGTCCCGCACCGTGTTTGACAACGTGGCCTTGCCGCTGGAGCTCTCCGGCGTGCGCCCGGCTCTCATCAGAGCGCGAGTCGATGAGCTGCTCGATCTGGTGGGGCTGTCCGCATTGCGCGAGCGCTACCCGGCCCAGATCAGCGGTGGCCAGAAACAGCGCGTGGGCATTGCCCGGGCGCTGGCCAGCAAGCCCAAGGTCTTGCTGTCCGACGAGGCCACCTCGGCGCTGGACCCGGAAACCACACGCTCGATTCTGGGCCTGCTGCGCCAGATCAACCGCGACTTTGGCCTGACCATTGTGCTGATCACACACCAGATGCAGGTCATCAAGCAGGTGGCGGACCGGGTGGCGGTGATCGATGCCGGGCGCATCGTGGAGCAAGGCGCCGTCATCGACGTATTCACCCGGCCGCAACACGCCACCACGCGCAGCCTGATTGACGAAATCTTGCCGCAAGAACTACCCCTCAGCGTGATTGCGCGCATCCGCGCGCTGATGGCGGCCGAGCCGCAGCGCAGCGGCCAGCTGCTGCGCCTGGCTTTCGCCGGTGACGGCTCGGGGCAACCGCTGCTCAGCGATGTCATACGCCGCTTCGGCCTGGACCTGAACATCCTGCACGGCCAGATCGACGACATCCAGGGCCAGACCTTTGGCTCGCTGGCAGTGCATGTGCGCGGCGCCAGCGCCCAGTTGGTACAAGCCGTGGCGCACCTGCGCAGCGCCGGTGTGGTGGTGCAAGAAGAGGAGATCGCCCATGTTTGA
- the ssuC gene encoding aliphatic sulfonate ABC transporter permease SsuC translates to MTIPQTEISLSAASVHPDQPWAGPTLAGNPFPWHKVATTLRAVWQRLLPWLVPVGLIALWQIASSLGWLSTRVLPAPLEVITAFWTLTASGELWTHVQVSAARALSGLAVGGGLGLVLGLLTGSSRLAETLLDSTIQMVRNIPALALIPLVILWFGIDETAKLFLIAVSVFFPIYLNTFHGIRGVDPGLIEMGRTYGLNRWQLYTQIILPGALSSILVGLRFSLGLMWVILIVAETISAQAGIGYLTMNAREFLQTDIVLVGILLYALLGKLADVFAKGLERYWLRWHPGYQAA, encoded by the coding sequence ATGACCATCCCGCAAACCGAAATCTCATTGAGCGCAGCCAGTGTGCACCCCGACCAGCCCTGGGCCGGCCCGACCCTGGCCGGCAATCCTTTCCCCTGGCACAAAGTGGCAACCACCCTGCGGGCCGTGTGGCAGCGCCTGCTGCCCTGGCTGGTGCCGGTGGGGTTGATCGCCCTGTGGCAAATCGCCTCCAGCCTGGGCTGGCTGTCGACTCGGGTGCTGCCCGCGCCGCTGGAGGTGATCACGGCATTCTGGACGCTCACCGCCTCGGGTGAACTGTGGACGCATGTGCAGGTGAGTGCCGCGCGCGCCTTGTCGGGACTGGCGGTGGGCGGCGGGCTGGGCCTGGTGCTGGGGCTGCTGACCGGCTCCTCGCGGCTGGCCGAGACGCTGCTCGACTCGACCATCCAGATGGTGCGCAACATCCCGGCGCTGGCGCTGATTCCGCTGGTGATCTTGTGGTTTGGCATTGACGAAACCGCCAAGCTGTTCCTGATCGCGGTGTCGGTGTTCTTCCCAATCTACCTCAACACCTTTCACGGCATTCGCGGTGTCGACCCGGGACTGATCGAGATGGGCCGCACCTACGGCCTGAACCGCTGGCAGCTCTACACGCAAATCATTTTGCCCGGTGCGCTGTCGAGCATTCTGGTGGGGCTGCGCTTTTCGCTCGGTCTGATGTGGGTGATTTTGATTGTGGCCGAAACCATCTCGGCGCAGGCTGGCATTGGCTACCTGACCATGAATGCACGCGAGTTTTTGCAGACCGACATCGTGCTGGTGGGCATCCTGCTCTACGCCCTGTTGGGCAAGCTGGCCGACGTGTTTGCCAAGGGGCTGGAGCGCTACTGGCTGCGCTGGCATCCGGGGTATCAGGCGGCGTGA
- a CDS encoding MetQ/NlpA family ABC transporter substrate-binding protein, translating into MNKRSLIQAAAALLVAATISPVLAQDKALKVGVTAGPHAQIFEQVKRIAEKDGLKIQIVEFSDYVQPNAALATGDLDANSYQHKPYLDQQIKDRGYRLANVGYTVNFPIGLYSKKVKHLEDLKEGAKFGIPNDPTNGGRVLLVLQDKGLIKLRPEAGLKATPLDVIDNPKKLKFVELDAAQLPRSLDDLDASAVNTNYALSAGLQPNRDAIAQESAKSPYVNLIAVREQDKDKPWVAKLVKAYQSDEIRRFIQTQFKGAVIAGF; encoded by the coding sequence ATGAACAAACGTTCCCTGATCCAAGCCGCTGCAGCCCTGCTGGTGGCGGCCACAATTTCACCCGTGCTGGCACAAGACAAAGCGCTCAAGGTCGGCGTCACCGCCGGGCCGCACGCCCAGATCTTTGAGCAGGTGAAGAGAATCGCCGAGAAAGACGGTCTGAAGATCCAGATCGTCGAATTCAGCGACTACGTGCAGCCCAACGCCGCCCTGGCCACCGGTGACCTCGATGCCAACAGCTACCAGCACAAACCCTATCTGGATCAGCAGATCAAGGACCGTGGCTACAGATTGGCCAACGTCGGCTACACCGTCAATTTCCCGATTGGTCTGTATTCCAAAAAGGTCAAGCATCTGGAAGACCTGAAGGAAGGTGCCAAGTTCGGCATCCCCAACGACCCGACCAACGGCGGACGTGTCTTGCTGGTGCTGCAGGACAAGGGCCTGATCAAGCTCAGACCCGAAGCCGGCCTGAAAGCCACGCCGCTGGATGTGATCGACAACCCGAAAAAGCTCAAGTTCGTGGAGCTCGATGCCGCGCAACTGCCGCGCTCGCTGGACGACCTGGATGCCTCGGCCGTCAACACCAACTACGCCCTGTCAGCCGGTCTGCAACCCAACCGCGATGCCATCGCCCAGGAAAGTGCCAAGAGTCCCTACGTCAACCTGATTGCCGTGCGTGAGCAGGACAAGGACAAACCGTGGGTGGCGAAACTGGTCAAGGCCTACCAGTCGGATGAGATTCGCAGGTTCATCCAGACCCAGTTCAAGGGGGCGGTGATTGCCGGGTTTTGA
- a CDS encoding TOBE domain-containing protein — translation MSIQAINVRNQFRGKVKEIIHGDVVSEVDVETPWGIVTSVITSRSVKDLDLKVGSEVVALVKSTEVSIAKL, via the coding sequence ATGTCCATTCAAGCCATCAACGTACGCAACCAGTTCCGCGGCAAGGTCAAGGAAATCATCCACGGCGACGTGGTGTCTGAGGTCGATGTCGAGACCCCCTGGGGCATCGTCACCTCCGTCATCACCAGCCGCTCGGTCAAAGACCTGGACCTGAAGGTGGGCTCTGAAGTGGTGGCGCTGGTCAAGTCGACCGAAGTGTCGATTGCCAAGTTGTAG
- a CDS encoding DUF6920 family protein, giving the protein MGLKIFLIVILALVVIFLVAVGYGGFRWEDGTRELRARLDAARVPLHPQVVDFRELDNLPPPVKRFFRKVLKDGQPMVAGARVRHSGTFNMGEATDRWKSFTSSQQVITQRPGFDWDGRVSLMPGFQVRVHDAYVAGEGILHAALFGLFSMAKLRGTGDVAKGELMRFFAEAAWYPTALLPSQGVRWDAVDDHCARATLTEGSIALTMLFTFNPQGLIDTVRAEARGRTVGGAVIPTPWQGRVWNYEERGGMQVPLDAEVAWLLPEGAKPYWRGHITKIDYEFER; this is encoded by the coding sequence ATGGGGCTGAAGATTTTTCTCATTGTCATCCTTGCTCTTGTCGTCATTTTCTTGGTGGCCGTGGGCTATGGCGGATTTCGCTGGGAAGATGGCACTCGGGAACTGCGGGCGCGCCTGGACGCGGCTCGCGTTCCTCTGCACCCGCAGGTGGTCGATTTCCGAGAACTCGATAACCTGCCCCCGCCCGTCAAACGATTTTTCCGCAAGGTACTGAAAGACGGGCAGCCGATGGTGGCTGGCGCAAGGGTTCGGCACAGCGGTACTTTCAACATGGGCGAAGCGACCGACCGATGGAAGTCATTCACGTCGAGCCAGCAGGTCATCACCCAACGACCGGGATTCGACTGGGACGGCCGAGTCAGCCTGATGCCGGGCTTTCAAGTGCGGGTGCACGACGCCTATGTGGCCGGTGAAGGCATCCTGCACGCCGCTTTGTTCGGGCTGTTTTCAATGGCCAAGCTGCGTGGCACCGGCGATGTGGCCAAGGGCGAACTGATGCGCTTCTTCGCTGAGGCAGCCTGGTACCCCACGGCGCTGCTGCCCAGCCAGGGTGTGCGCTGGGATGCAGTGGATGATCACTGTGCTCGCGCGACTCTCACCGAAGGCAGTATCGCTCTGACAATGCTCTTCACCTTCAACCCGCAGGGGCTGATCGACACCGTGCGCGCCGAGGCGCGCGGACGCACGGTGGGTGGCGCGGTGATTCCGACACCCTGGCAAGGTCGCGTCTGGAACTATGAAGAGCGTGGCGGTATGCAGGTGCCGCTCGATGCAGAGGTCGCATGGCTGCTGCCCGAGGGCGCAAAGCCCTACTGGCGTGGTCACATCACCAAGATCGACTATGAATTCGAGCGCTAA
- a CDS encoding methionine ABC transporter permease, giving the protein MFETFTPQLLELFASSLWETLVMVAISGAVGALLGTPLGVYLHLSGRGGVLENLPLNHIVGTTVNAVRSTPFIILLVAIIPFTRFITGSSIGTAAAVVPLTVAAAPFVARLIETALREVDHGLVEAALAMGATTRQIVFKVLLPEALPGIVAALTITLVSLTGYSAMAGAIGGGGLGDLGIRYGYQRFLPEVMLAVVLVLIVFVQAVQSAGDWAVRRISHR; this is encoded by the coding sequence ATGTTTGAAACCTTCACCCCCCAGTTGCTGGAACTGTTCGCCTCGTCGCTGTGGGAGACGCTGGTCATGGTGGCCATTTCGGGTGCCGTGGGCGCCCTGCTGGGCACGCCGCTGGGCGTGTACCTGCACCTGAGCGGCCGCGGCGGCGTGCTGGAGAACCTGCCGCTGAACCACATCGTCGGCACCACCGTCAACGCGGTGCGCTCCACGCCTTTCATCATCCTGCTGGTGGCCATCATCCCGTTCACGCGCTTCATCACCGGTTCCTCCATCGGCACGGCAGCCGCGGTGGTGCCGCTCACCGTGGCGGCGGCGCCCTTTGTGGCCCGGCTGATCGAGACCGCGCTGCGCGAGGTGGACCATGGGCTGGTGGAAGCGGCGCTGGCCATGGGCGCCACCACGCGCCAGATCGTGTTCAAGGTGCTCTTGCCCGAAGCCCTGCCTGGCATCGTGGCGGCGCTGACCATCACCCTGGTGAGCCTGACCGGCTACTCGGCCATGGCCGGAGCGATTGGCGGTGGCGGCCTGGGTGACCTGGGCATCCGCTACGGCTACCAGCGTTTTTTGCCCGAGGTGATGCTGGCTGTGGTGCTGGTGCTGATTGTGTTTGTGCAGGCGGTCCAAAGCGCGGGCGACTGGGCGGTGCGGCGCATCAGCCATCGCTAA
- a CDS encoding ATP-binding cassette domain-containing protein, translating into MTTNSVTSGRRGEPLVLRDLSKRFGAREVLRNTQLRVEPGQFIAIVGRSGCGKSTLLRLVAGLETASAGSITVNDKLLTGLSDDTRIMFQDARLLPWKRIIDNVALGLPKDRRAEALKVLDQVGLADRANDWPARLSGGQRQRVSLARALVHKPRLLLLDEPLGALDALTRIEMHRLIEDLWRASGFTALLVTHDVQEAVALADRVILIEDGRIALDETVSLARPRSQGDAAFAALEKRILDRVLQKPAAPERESFTHPNDGEPRWPGVPAHGVRWAV; encoded by the coding sequence TTGACTACTAATTCTGTCACTTCCGGGCGACGCGGCGAACCGCTGGTGTTGCGCGATTTGAGCAAGCGTTTCGGCGCACGTGAGGTGCTGCGCAACACACAATTACGCGTGGAGCCGGGCCAGTTCATCGCCATCGTCGGGCGCAGCGGTTGCGGCAAAAGCACGCTGTTGCGCCTGGTGGCCGGGCTGGAAACGGCCAGCGCAGGCAGCATCACCGTGAACGACAAGCTGCTCACCGGCTTGTCCGATGACACCCGTATCATGTTTCAGGACGCACGCCTGCTGCCCTGGAAGCGCATCATCGACAACGTGGCCTTGGGGCTGCCCAAAGACAGGCGCGCCGAAGCCCTCAAGGTGCTCGATCAAGTGGGCCTGGCAGACCGCGCCAATGACTGGCCGGCGCGCCTGTCCGGTGGCCAGCGCCAGCGTGTGTCGCTGGCCCGCGCCCTGGTGCACAAGCCGCGCCTGCTGTTGCTCGATGAACCGCTGGGCGCACTCGATGCCCTGACGCGCATCGAGATGCACCGCCTGATTGAAGACCTGTGGCGCGCCAGCGGCTTCACCGCCCTGCTGGTCACGCACGACGTGCAGGAAGCCGTGGCGCTGGCCGACCGCGTGATCCTGATCGAGGATGGCCGCATTGCGCTGGACGAGACTGTGTCGCTGGCGCGGCCGCGCTCGCAAGGTGATGCCGCTTTTGCGGCCCTGGAGAAACGCATCCTGGATCGGGTGTTGCAAAAGCCCGCCGCACCCGAGCGTGAATCCTTCACCCATCCCAATGACGGCGAACCCCGCTGGCCCGGCGTGCCAGCGCATGGTGTGCGCTGGGCCGTCTGA
- a CDS encoding LLM class flavin-dependent oxidoreductase: MSKKLRLGAFLPGAGQHVAAWRHPDAASSSVFDFEHYKRLAQTAERGLFDAYFLADGLSVNFGGDDAGRRDRSTGFEPVTLFSALSTVTKNIGFIATASTTYEDPYLLARKFASLDHLSAGRSGWNVVTSTDDATARNFGRAQQAVATDRYDRAEEFVDTVTELWDSWEDDAFIRDKASGQFFDPAKLHPPHHKGKHFSVDGALNVSRPPQGYPVIVQAGQSEPGLELAARTAEVVFTAQQSLEDAQAFYRELKSRLPKFGRSADQLKIMPGVSVYVAATEREAQAKLQQLNDLIHPQAGLALLAGLSGGTDLSQYPLDGPFPELPKTVGWVSRQQMMVDIARKHSFSIRQLYQWIATARGHWTIVGTPVQVADQLQLWFENEAADGFNVLPPVLPGSLDDFVDLVIPELQRRGLFRTAYEGKTLRENLGLARPENQHLLVRQDARAA, encoded by the coding sequence ATGAGCAAAAAACTCAGACTCGGCGCATTTTTACCCGGCGCCGGACAACACGTGGCCGCCTGGCGGCACCCCGATGCCGCATCGAGCAGCGTATTCGATTTTGAACACTACAAACGCCTGGCCCAGACCGCCGAGCGCGGCCTGTTCGACGCCTACTTCCTGGCTGACGGCCTGTCGGTGAATTTTGGCGGTGATGATGCGGGCCGGCGCGACCGCAGCACCGGCTTTGAGCCGGTGACGCTGTTCTCTGCCCTCTCTACCGTGACCAAGAACATCGGCTTCATCGCCACCGCATCGACCACCTACGAAGACCCCTACCTGCTGGCGCGCAAGTTTGCCTCGCTGGATCACCTGAGCGCGGGCCGCTCGGGCTGGAATGTGGTGACCTCGACCGACGATGCCACCGCGCGCAATTTCGGCCGCGCGCAGCAAGCGGTTGCCACGGACCGCTACGACCGCGCCGAGGAGTTTGTCGATACCGTGACCGAACTCTGGGACAGCTGGGAAGACGATGCCTTCATCCGCGACAAGGCCAGCGGCCAGTTTTTTGACCCGGCCAAGCTGCACCCGCCGCACCACAAGGGCAAGCATTTTTCCGTGGACGGCGCGCTCAACGTGTCGCGCCCGCCACAGGGTTACCCGGTGATCGTGCAAGCCGGCCAGTCCGAGCCTGGGCTGGAACTGGCCGCGCGCACGGCGGAAGTGGTCTTCACCGCCCAGCAAAGCCTGGAAGATGCGCAGGCTTTTTACCGTGAACTGAAAAGCCGTTTGCCCAAGTTTGGCCGCAGCGCCGACCAGCTCAAGATCATGCCGGGGGTCTCGGTCTACGTGGCCGCCACCGAACGTGAAGCGCAAGCCAAGCTGCAGCAGCTCAATGACTTGATTCATCCGCAGGCCGGGCTGGCCTTGCTGGCGGGACTCTCCGGCGGCACCGATTTGTCGCAGTACCCGCTGGACGGCCCGTTCCCGGAACTGCCCAAAACCGTGGGCTGGGTCAGCCGCCAACAGATGATGGTGGACATTGCGCGCAAGCACAGCTTCAGCATCCGCCAGCTCTACCAATGGATTGCCACCGCGCGCGGACACTGGACCATCGTGGGCACGCCCGTGCAAGTGGCCGACCAGCTGCAGCTGTGGTTCGAAAACGAAGCGGCCGACGGCTTCAATGTCTTGCCGCCGGTGTTGCCCGGCAGCCTGGATGACTTCGTGGACCTGGTGATTCCCGAGCTGCAGCGCCGAGGGCTGTTTCGCACGGCGTACGAAGGCAAAACGCTGCGTGAAAACCTGGGCTTGGCGCGACCTGAGAACCAGCATCTCCTGGTTCGCCAGGACGCCCGGGCGGCTTGA